A window of the Helianthus annuus cultivar XRQ/B chromosome 4, HanXRQr2.0-SUNRISE, whole genome shotgun sequence genome harbors these coding sequences:
- the LOC110937240 gene encoding probable WRKY transcription factor 65 — MEVGYHPFTINQEDNQNSPENSDESPPSPLFHDIKATSTSSPKRRRGTQKRVVHVPIKEVEGSRLKGETNAPPSDSWAWRKYGQKPIKGSPYPRGYYRCSSSKGCPARKQVERSRADPTMVMVTYSCEHNHPWPASRNNNHHHLNAASSPPPISTEANNINNDDQLEEEQPIQTDTELEPKTEPKPEPEQKFTSLEVGSISCGPFASTSDQYGWFSYLDSTTSSSTMLESPLMARDIVEDSDMTMIFSIREDEESFFADLGELPECATVFRRREIERVEEHHRNLAPWCGTTG, encoded by the exons ATGGAAGTCGGATATCATCCGTTCACCATCAATCAAGAAGACAACCAAAACTCACCGGAAAACAGCGATGAATCTCCGCCATCACCGCTCTTCCACGACATCAAGGCAACATCTACTTCATCTCCTAAAAGAAG ACGAGGAACACAGAAAAGGGTTGTGCACGTACCGATCAAAGAAGTCGAAGGTTCTCGGCTTAAGGGTGAGACGAATGCTCCACCGTCGGATTCATGGGCTTGGAGAAAGTACGGCCAGAAACCCATCAAAGGATCTCCTTACCCTAG GGGCTATTATAGATGTAGTAGTTCCAAAGGATGTCCAGCAAGAAAACAAGTAGAAAGGAGCCGGGCTGACCCTACTATGGTGATGGTGACGTATTCTTGTGAGCACAATCACCCTTGGCCGGCTTCTAGAAACAATAATCACCATCATCTCAACGCCGCATCATCACCTCCACCCATCTCCACCGAAGCGAACAATATTAATAATGATGACCAATTGGAAGAAGAACAACCAATTCAAACTGATACTGAACTCGAGCCTAAGACTGAGCCTAAGCCTGAGCCTGAACAAAAGTTCACAAGTCTTGAGGTGGGATCGATATCATGTGGGCCATTTGCATCAACAAGTGACCAATACGGGTGGTTCTCATATTTGGATTCcacaacatcatcatcaaccaTGCTTGAAAGTCCCTTGATGGCTAGAGACATAGTCGAAGATAGCGACATGACAATGATATTTTCAATTAGAGAAGATGAAGAGTCTTTTTTCGCCGATCTAGGCGAGCTGCCAGAGTGCGCTACGGTCTTCAGGCGGAGAGAGATAGAAAGGGTGGAGGAGCACCATCGGAACTTGGCTCCTTGGTGTGGTACTACCGGGTGA